From one Nitrosococcus halophilus Nc 4 genomic stretch:
- a CDS encoding YbgA family protein, producing MSMTPAPLKGETPSPQSLGIPRIRIAVSSCLLGEKVRFDGGHKRDTYVTEALTAYFDFVPVCPEVAIGMSIPREPIHIVKTDQGPRVRGIRHRDLDVTDKLRQFGEAMAEELEDIDGYILKKDSPSCGMERVRVHGTGGAPSRTGVGMYAQAFMRRRPWLPVEEEGRLNDPVLRENFFERVFVHYRWRQMQAEGMTPAALVEFHSRHKFAVMAHSQAVYRRLGRLVAKAGSEPIETLAAAYGAELMSALKKCATRRGHANVLMHLLGFLRTQLDKEDRAELLESIENYRLGLVPLIVPITLLKHHFRRHPNPYVNKQYYLNPHPPELMLRNLI from the coding sequence ATGTCTATGACCCCCGCCCCTCTCAAGGGAGAAACCCCGTCTCCCCAATCTCTTGGAATTCCCCGAATACGCATTGCGGTGAGCAGTTGCCTCCTGGGGGAGAAGGTCCGTTTTGACGGGGGTCATAAGCGAGATACCTATGTGACCGAGGCCCTGACTGCCTATTTTGATTTTGTTCCCGTTTGCCCGGAGGTGGCCATCGGGATGAGCATCCCCCGGGAGCCAATCCATATTGTTAAAACCGACCAGGGGCCGCGGGTAAGGGGCATACGGCATAGGGATCTGGATGTCACCGACAAGCTGCGCCAGTTTGGAGAAGCCATGGCCGAAGAACTGGAGGATATCGACGGCTATATCTTGAAGAAAGACTCGCCAAGCTGCGGAATGGAGCGGGTTCGGGTTCATGGCACTGGGGGCGCCCCTTCCCGGACAGGGGTAGGGATGTATGCCCAGGCTTTTATGAGGCGGCGACCCTGGCTGCCGGTAGAGGAAGAGGGGCGTTTGAACGATCCGGTATTACGGGAGAACTTTTTTGAGCGGGTTTTTGTCCATTACCGCTGGCGGCAGATGCAGGCGGAGGGAATGACGCCCGCGGCTTTGGTGGAATTTCACAGCCGGCATAAATTTGCGGTCATGGCCCATAGCCAAGCGGTTTACCGGCGTTTGGGGCGCTTGGTGGCAAAGGCGGGCAGCGAGCCCATTGAAACATTGGCGGCAGCCTATGGGGCGGAATTGATGAGCGCCCTGAAAAAATGTGCCACCCGAAGGGGACATGCCAATGTGCTGATGCACCTGCTAGGATTTTTACGCACCCAGCTGGATAAAGAAGACCGGGCGGAACTCCTAGAGTCCATTGAAAATTACCGCCTGGGTCTGGTGCCCTTAATTGTCCCCATCACTTTGCTCAAGCATCATTTCCGGCGCCACCCCAACCCCTATGTGAACAAGCAATATTATCTTAATCCCCACCCTCCTGAATTAATGCTGCGGAATTTGATTTAA